One Qipengyuania aurantiaca genomic region harbors:
- the galU gene encoding UTP--glucose-1-phosphate uridylyltransferase GalU, protein MSTHKPIKKAVFPVAGLGTRFLPATKAIPKELLPIVDRPLIQYAVDEAREAGIEQIIFVTGRGKTAIVEHFDMAFELETTMEERGKDMSVLAPTRATPGDIITVRQQVPMGLGHAIWCARAIVGDEPFAILLPDELMIANKGGTGCMKQMVEAYNEVGGNLISVLEVPQEEVSSYGVIAPGGQVSDTLTEVTGLVEKPPVAEAPSNKIISGRYILQPEVMRTLENQGKGAGGEIQLTDAMARMIGNQPFHAVTFAGNRYDCGSKTGFVEATLALALEREDMGDEVRAMAERLLAR, encoded by the coding sequence ATGAGCACCCATAAACCCATCAAGAAAGCCGTTTTTCCCGTCGCGGGACTCGGCACGCGCTTCCTTCCGGCGACTAAGGCGATCCCTAAGGAACTGCTCCCGATCGTCGACCGTCCGTTGATCCAGTACGCGGTGGACGAGGCGCGCGAGGCGGGGATCGAGCAGATCATCTTCGTCACCGGTCGCGGCAAAACGGCAATCGTCGAGCATTTCGACATGGCCTTCGAACTCGAGACCACGATGGAAGAGCGTGGCAAGGACATGAGCGTCCTCGCTCCGACCCGCGCGACCCCGGGCGATATCATCACAGTGCGCCAGCAGGTCCCCATGGGTCTCGGCCACGCGATCTGGTGCGCCCGGGCGATCGTGGGCGACGAGCCTTTCGCCATTCTGCTGCCCGACGAACTGATGATCGCCAACAAGGGCGGAACCGGCTGCATGAAACAGATGGTCGAGGCCTATAACGAGGTCGGCGGCAACCTCATCTCGGTGCTCGAAGTGCCGCAGGAAGAGGTGTCGAGCTACGGCGTGATCGCGCCGGGCGGACAGGTTAGCGACACGCTGACAGAGGTCACTGGCCTCGTCGAGAAGCCGCCCGTTGCCGAAGCGCCGTCGAACAAGATTATTTCGGGCCGCTATATCCTGCAGCCCGAAGTCATGCGGACGCTGGAAAACCAGGGCAAGGGCGCGGGCGGCGAGATCCAGCTGACCGACGCCATGGCCCGCATGATCGGCAACCAGCCGTTCCACGCGGTGACCTTTGCCGGAAACCGTTACGACTGTGGAAGCAAGACCGGTTTCGTGGAAGCAACCCTTGCGCTCGCGCTCGAACGCGAAGACATGGGCGACGAAGTTCGCGCGATGGCCGAAAGGTTGCTTGCGCGATAG
- the holA gene encoding DNA polymerase III subunit delta has protein sequence MKLTSRDFAAKSRDVAANCSVFFFCGQDEAGASAAANDIAAMLPEPGERVEIPGAELRTDPAKLGDEARSTSLFGDKRHIWSRVAGDEAHEALKTLLETGDMGAGEACPVIVVASSATDKSRTAKLLEKRKDAVVAMFYPPDLRSVTQSVRGMGDAAGLKLDGAVAERIARAANLDVRLAQSEVTKLATYLDATPQSPRPATMEHLDAIGAASEEDGFASLVNAVLAGQGPKVATEIARMKQIGLNPVGTLLAIERRAAQLARISAALGNRRYQDLDKGEKARLGIFWKEERDIAEQVQRWRGPKLDRLTLRLTELHRELLTNSQSSELLLAQGLTGIARVAGAGRR, from the coding sequence GTGAAGCTCACCAGCCGCGATTTTGCCGCCAAGTCGCGCGACGTCGCGGCGAACTGCTCGGTTTTCTTCTTTTGCGGCCAGGACGAAGCGGGCGCGAGCGCGGCGGCCAACGACATCGCCGCCATGCTACCCGAACCCGGCGAACGGGTCGAGATACCGGGCGCCGAACTGCGCACCGATCCCGCCAAACTGGGCGACGAGGCGCGTTCCACCTCGCTCTTCGGCGACAAGCGCCACATCTGGTCGCGCGTGGCCGGGGACGAGGCGCACGAAGCGCTCAAGACGCTGCTGGAAACGGGCGACATGGGCGCGGGCGAGGCCTGCCCCGTCATCGTCGTCGCCAGCTCGGCCACCGACAAGTCGCGCACCGCCAAGCTGCTTGAAAAGCGCAAGGATGCGGTGGTTGCGATGTTCTATCCGCCCGATTTGCGTTCGGTGACGCAAAGCGTGCGCGGCATGGGCGATGCGGCGGGGCTGAAGCTGGACGGAGCGGTGGCCGAACGGATCGCGCGCGCGGCCAATCTCGACGTGCGGCTGGCGCAAAGCGAGGTGACCAAGCTCGCCACCTATCTTGACGCAACTCCCCAGTCGCCGCGTCCGGCGACGATGGAGCACCTCGACGCGATTGGTGCCGCGAGCGAGGAGGACGGCTTTGCCAGCCTCGTCAACGCGGTGCTGGCGGGGCAGGGGCCTAAGGTCGCCACCGAGATCGCGCGGATGAAGCAGATCGGGCTCAATCCTGTCGGCACGTTGCTCGCTATCGAACGACGTGCGGCACAGCTGGCGCGGATTTCTGCGGCGCTGGGCAATCGCCGCTACCAGGATCTCGACAAGGGCGAGAAGGCGCGGCTCGGTATCTTCTGGAAGGAAGAGCGCGATATCGCCGAACAGGTGCAGCGGTGGCGTGGCCCCAAGCTTGATCGCCTCACACTGCGCCTGACCGAACTGCACCGCGAATTGCTGACTAACAGCCAGTCCTCGGAACTGCTGCTGGCCCAAGGCCTGACCGGGATTGCGAGGGTGGCTGGCGCGGGTCGCCGCTAG
- a CDS encoding nucleotidyltransferase domain-containing protein translates to MTSVPERARIGRALLALCGHRAENALGLSDADWRVLDGLAEDHRLQPFLHGRHERGEIAGIPDSIAHRWREATRANAVTMLSQRRALLQAVDTLAAEGIGCVALKGAALAWTVWPSPVEREMRDIDLLVAEDRAAEAYTALRAAGWQAPDLDAAELSQFAESETHLPPLYSPEGVMCELHAHAWSRPPLPGSPMPVSDDAHFLGHARHSERLDAAIPCAEDMLAHLVVHAACSHLLNVGPMALVDVDLWCARKAIDWPAFWERARHEGFDRPAGLVFALVDRWRRPGFLTESQSPHSIPPELLDEAELLLVQDLDLRKDVSVIASLAAGRIGGRFDQHPLDRAEGAARLGARIGQVATRFVSLAKGFGSAQTRRDGLATARLQKWMEG, encoded by the coding sequence ATGACCAGCGTGCCGGAGCGCGCCCGGATCGGGCGGGCGCTGCTGGCGCTGTGCGGGCATCGCGCGGAAAATGCGCTAGGACTTTCCGACGCCGATTGGCGGGTCCTCGACGGGCTCGCTGAAGACCATCGGTTGCAGCCGTTCCTCCACGGTCGGCATGAGCGCGGCGAGATCGCCGGCATACCGGACTCGATCGCGCATCGCTGGCGGGAGGCCACCCGCGCAAACGCCGTGACCATGCTCTCCCAGCGCCGCGCCCTGCTGCAAGCCGTCGATACGCTTGCGGCGGAGGGCATCGGCTGCGTCGCGCTCAAAGGAGCGGCGCTCGCCTGGACCGTGTGGCCCAGTCCGGTCGAGCGCGAGATGCGCGATATCGATTTGCTGGTCGCGGAAGACAGGGCGGCCGAAGCTTACACCGCCCTTCGCGCCGCCGGGTGGCAGGCGCCCGACCTGGACGCCGCTGAACTTTCCCAATTCGCCGAATCCGAGACGCACCTGCCGCCTCTGTATTCGCCCGAAGGTGTGATGTGCGAACTCCATGCCCATGCCTGGAGCAGGCCACCCCTGCCCGGCTCACCCATGCCGGTGAGCGACGATGCGCATTTCCTCGGCCATGCGCGACATAGCGAGCGACTGGACGCCGCCATTCCCTGCGCCGAAGACATGCTTGCGCATTTGGTCGTCCACGCTGCCTGCTCCCACCTGCTCAACGTCGGGCCGATGGCGCTGGTGGATGTCGATCTCTGGTGCGCACGCAAGGCAATCGACTGGCCGGCCTTTTGGGAGCGGGCGCGGCACGAAGGCTTCGACCGCCCTGCCGGGCTGGTCTTCGCGCTTGTGGATCGTTGGCGGCGCCCCGGTTTCCTGACCGAAAGTCAGTCGCCCCACTCTATCCCGCCGGAGCTTCTCGACGAGGCGGAATTGCTGCTCGTGCAGGATCTCGACCTCCGCAAGGATGTCAGCGTGATCGCCTCGCTGGCCGCAGGCCGGATCGGGGGCCGGTTCGACCAGCATCCGCTCGATCGGGCCGAAGGGGCGGCGAGGCTGGGAGCGCGGATCGGGCAGGTTGCGACCCGCTTCGTCAGCCTTGCCAAGGGTTTTGGCAGCGCCCAGACGCGGCGCGATGGCCTCGCCACCGCACGACTGCAGAAATGGATGGAAGGCTAG
- the leuS gene encoding leucine--tRNA ligase — MSDTRFNPAEADSRWQAAWDQAQTFRADSNSDKPKSYVLEMFPYPSGRIHIGHVRNYTMGDVLARYKKATGHEVLHPMGWDAFGMPAENAAMEKGVHPGGWTRDNIEHMKAQLKRLGFALDWSRELATCEPDYYGHEQALFIDLYEAGLVYRKESEVNWDPVDMTVLANEQVIDGKGWRSGAEVEKRKLNQWFLKITDFAEELLEGLGSLENWPDKVRLMQENWIGKSKGLEFSFDLSNGEKLPVYTTRPDTIFGASFVAVAADHPVAQGIDSDEARAFIAECKKGGTTAAELETAEKLGFDTGITAKHPFTGADLPVYIANFVLINYGTGAIMAVPGHDSRDFEFATKYGLPIPRVVAPSVEDAGKGFEGEAEAGDGVIVNSDFLDGMEVEDAKREIIRRIEEQGRGTGKTVWRLRDWGVSRQRYWGTPIPFIHCDSCGVVPAPKDSLPITLPEDVDFQTPGNPLLRHETWKHVDCPKCGGKAERETDTLDTFVDSSWYFLRFASQPADKPFDAEEVAKWLPVEQYIGGIEHAILHLLYARFWTRALAHMGQIEVKEPFASLFTQGMVTHETYSRKDGGKTVYYAPDEISREAERALLKDDGGEVEIGRVIKMSKSKKNVVDPDTIIDTYGADAVRWFMLSDSPPERDLPWSEAGIEGCSRFVHRLWRLFAAYDAGASGEDKALLRKTHQTVAAVAEDIEALGFNKAVARIYELTGAVEKAVPSASRSQAIRTLVQLVAPMMPHLAEEAWAGLGETGMVADAAWPEVDPALLVEDEVTIAVQHKGKLRDTLTAPKGASKEDLEAMALASEKVQRSLDGAEVRKVIVVPDRLVNIVT; from the coding sequence ATGAGTGACACCCGTTTCAATCCGGCCGAGGCCGACTCGCGCTGGCAAGCCGCCTGGGACCAGGCGCAGACCTTCCGCGCCGACAGCAATTCCGACAAGCCCAAGAGCTACGTGCTCGAGATGTTCCCCTATCCTTCGGGGCGCATCCACATCGGCCATGTGCGCAACTACACGATGGGCGACGTGCTGGCGCGCTACAAGAAGGCGACCGGTCACGAGGTGCTGCACCCTATGGGCTGGGACGCTTTCGGCATGCCGGCGGAAAACGCCGCGATGGAAAAGGGCGTGCACCCGGGCGGCTGGACCCGTGACAATATCGAACACATGAAGGCGCAATTGAAGCGCCTCGGCTTCGCGCTCGACTGGTCACGCGAGCTGGCGACCTGCGAGCCCGACTATTACGGCCACGAGCAGGCGCTCTTCATCGATCTGTACGAGGCAGGCCTCGTTTATCGCAAGGAAAGCGAGGTCAACTGGGATCCGGTCGACATGACCGTGCTCGCCAACGAGCAGGTGATCGACGGCAAGGGCTGGCGCTCGGGCGCGGAAGTCGAGAAGCGCAAGCTGAACCAGTGGTTCCTCAAGATCACCGACTTTGCCGAGGAACTGCTCGAAGGGTTGGGCAGCCTCGAGAACTGGCCCGACAAGGTCCGGCTGATGCAGGAAAACTGGATCGGCAAGTCCAAGGGTCTCGAATTCAGCTTCGACCTTTCGAACGGCGAGAAGCTGCCGGTCTACACGACGCGTCCCGACACGATCTTCGGGGCGAGTTTTGTTGCGGTCGCCGCCGATCACCCGGTCGCGCAGGGAATCGACAGCGACGAGGCACGCGCTTTCATTGCCGAGTGCAAGAAGGGCGGCACCACCGCTGCCGAACTCGAAACCGCGGAAAAACTCGGCTTCGACACCGGCATCACAGCGAAGCACCCCTTCACCGGCGCGGACCTGCCGGTCTACATCGCGAACTTCGTGCTGATAAATTACGGCACCGGCGCCATCATGGCGGTCCCGGGGCATGACAGCCGCGACTTCGAATTCGCAACCAAATACGGCCTTCCGATCCCGCGCGTCGTCGCCCCGAGCGTCGAGGATGCGGGCAAGGGTTTCGAGGGCGAAGCCGAAGCGGGCGACGGCGTGATCGTCAACTCCGACTTCCTCGACGGGATGGAAGTGGAAGACGCCAAGCGCGAAATCATACGCCGCATCGAGGAACAGGGCCGCGGGACGGGCAAGACCGTCTGGCGCCTGCGCGACTGGGGCGTTTCGCGCCAGCGTTACTGGGGGACGCCCATCCCCTTCATCCATTGCGATAGCTGCGGCGTGGTGCCCGCACCCAAGGACAGCCTGCCGATTACGCTGCCCGAGGATGTCGACTTCCAGACCCCGGGCAACCCGCTTCTGCGCCACGAAACGTGGAAGCATGTCGATTGCCCCAAATGCGGCGGCAAGGCCGAGCGTGAAACCGACACGCTCGACACTTTCGTAGACTCAAGCTGGTATTTCCTGCGCTTTGCGAGTCAGCCTGCCGACAAGCCGTTCGATGCGGAAGAAGTCGCCAAGTGGCTCCCGGTCGAACAGTATATCGGCGGTATCGAGCACGCGATCCTGCACCTGCTCTATGCGCGCTTCTGGACTCGCGCGCTCGCCCACATGGGCCAGATCGAGGTGAAGGAACCCTTCGCTTCGCTGTTCACGCAAGGCATGGTCACGCATGAGACCTACAGCCGCAAGGACGGTGGCAAGACCGTCTATTACGCGCCCGACGAGATCAGTCGCGAGGCGGAGCGCGCGCTCCTGAAAGACGATGGCGGCGAGGTCGAAATCGGCCGCGTCATCAAGATGTCGAAGTCGAAAAAGAACGTCGTCGACCCCGACACGATCATCGACACCTACGGCGCCGACGCGGTGCGCTGGTTCATGCTCTCCGACAGCCCGCCCGAGCGCGATCTTCCCTGGTCGGAAGCGGGCATCGAGGGTTGCTCGCGCTTCGTCCACCGCTTGTGGCGCCTGTTCGCGGCCTATGACGCGGGCGCGTCGGGCGAGGACAAGGCCCTGCTGCGCAAGACCCACCAGACCGTCGCCGCGGTGGCCGAGGATATCGAGGCGCTGGGCTTCAACAAGGCCGTCGCGCGCATTTATGAACTCACCGGCGCGGTCGAGAAGGCTGTACCGTCGGCAAGCCGTAGCCAGGCGATCCGCACGCTGGTCCAGCTCGTCGCCCCGATGATGCCGCACCTTGCCGAAGAGGCATGGGCCGGCCTTGGCGAAACCGGCATGGTCGCCGACGCGGCTTGGCCCGAAGTTGATCCGGCCCTGCTGGTCGAGGACGAGGTGACCATCGCCGTCCAGCACAAGGGCAAGCTGCGCGACACGCTGACCGCACCCAAGGGTGCTTCGAAGGAAGATCTTGAGGCGATGGCGCTGGCATCGGAGAAGGTCCAGCGGTCACTCGACGGTGCAGAAGTGCGCAAGGTCATTGTCGTGCCCGACAGATTGGTGAATATCGTTACCTGA
- the lptE gene encoding LPS assembly lipoprotein LptE has protein sequence MRILVLMLAALALTSCSLRPMYAGGGSGAVAQGLAAVDVPPIPGKAGWLVRNALNDKLGAAGVTSFRYRLDVRLDDSLEGLAVLADDTVSRERRTLRARYQLVDAGTGEILLDATEGTDAGIDVVSSEYATIAAENTALENLSREIADRIVTRVALTLRDRNSGDQ, from the coding sequence ATGCGCATTCTCGTCCTCATGCTTGCCGCGCTGGCGCTGACCAGCTGTTCGCTCCGTCCCATGTATGCGGGCGGCGGCAGCGGGGCGGTGGCGCAGGGGCTGGCGGCGGTCGACGTGCCGCCGATTCCGGGCAAGGCCGGATGGCTGGTTCGCAACGCGCTCAACGACAAGCTGGGCGCGGCCGGCGTCACCAGCTTTCGCTACCGGCTCGACGTGCGCCTCGACGACAGCCTCGAAGGCCTCGCCGTGCTGGCCGACGACACGGTGAGCCGCGAGCGCCGCACACTGCGCGCGCGCTACCAGCTGGTCGATGCGGGCACAGGCGAAATCCTGCTCGACGCGACCGAAGGGACTGACGCCGGGATCGACGTGGTGTCGAGCGAATACGCCACCATCGCGGCCGAAAACACCGCGCTCGAAAACCTCAGCCGCGAGATCGCGGACCGGATCGTGACGCGCGTCGCCCTGACGCTGCGCGACCGCAATTCGGGCGACCAGTGA
- a CDS encoding M28 family metallopeptidase produces MIRTTLLAATALMLAGCNTQVEETSSQAGLDIPDVASGDISEETMKSVTERLSSDEFEGRMPGTKGEELTVALLTERFKAAGLEPGNNGSWTQRVPLVEITGKDFAPLTISGGDEDMSFDYASEWVGVTYREDAKTSLEDSELVFVGYGINAPERGWNDYEGIDMAGKTAVILVNDADFGTESLEGPFNGKAMTYYGRWTYKYEEAAAQGAAGALIIHDTEPASYGWNVVESSWSGPQAYAQRGENAVPLTQVNGWVQNEVGRQILEAAGKDADKLMADAKKKGFKPVPLGLTASTSFSNDIRTFESQNVIGVLPGSEAPEEYVLHTAHWDHLGRCTPAPDGDDICNGAVDNATGTAALVALAEAHAKAGPTRRSQVFLAVTAEESGLLGADYYAANPVFPLDKTVGGINMDAFLIAGPSKDVTVVGPGKSQLDQFLEAALEADGRVSTPNPNPEAGYYYRSDHFAFAKRGVPMLYVDGGEDLVEGGTEAGAKVAKDYRDNRYHGPKDEYDPNWDWSGVMADLQLFYRLGRMLGMSTSWPNWNEGDEFKATRDETCAGEGAACGTAAAAE; encoded by the coding sequence ATGATCCGCACCACACTGCTTGCCGCGACGGCCCTGATGCTCGCCGGCTGCAACACGCAAGTCGAGGAGACGAGCTCGCAGGCCGGTCTCGACATTCCCGATGTCGCCAGCGGCGATATCTCCGAAGAAACGATGAAGTCGGTCACTGAACGCCTGTCCTCGGACGAGTTCGAAGGCCGCATGCCCGGCACCAAGGGCGAGGAACTGACCGTCGCGCTCCTCACCGAGCGCTTCAAGGCCGCCGGTCTCGAACCGGGCAACAATGGCAGCTGGACCCAGCGCGTCCCCCTGGTCGAAATCACCGGCAAGGACTTCGCCCCGCTGACCATTTCGGGCGGCGATGAGGACATGAGCTTCGATTATGCCAGCGAATGGGTTGGCGTGACCTATCGCGAAGACGCGAAGACCAGCCTCGAAGATAGCGAACTTGTGTTCGTGGGCTACGGCATTAACGCCCCCGAGCGCGGCTGGAACGATTACGAAGGGATCGACATGGCGGGCAAGACCGCTGTCATCCTCGTCAACGATGCCGATTTCGGCACCGAAAGCCTCGAAGGCCCGTTCAACGGCAAGGCCATGACCTATTACGGCCGCTGGACCTACAAATACGAAGAGGCCGCCGCACAGGGCGCTGCCGGCGCGCTGATCATCCACGATACCGAGCCGGCCTCCTATGGCTGGAACGTCGTCGAAAGCAGCTGGTCGGGCCCGCAGGCCTATGCCCAGCGCGGCGAAAACGCGGTGCCTCTGACACAGGTCAACGGCTGGGTGCAGAACGAGGTCGGTCGCCAGATCCTCGAAGCGGCCGGCAAGGATGCGGACAAGCTGATGGCCGATGCCAAGAAGAAGGGCTTCAAGCCGGTGCCGCTCGGCCTCACGGCGTCGACCAGCTTTTCTAACGATATCCGTACATTCGAATCGCAGAACGTGATTGGCGTGCTGCCCGGTAGCGAGGCACCGGAGGAATACGTCCTCCACACAGCCCATTGGGACCATCTCGGGCGCTGCACTCCGGCACCCGACGGCGACGATATCTGCAACGGCGCGGTCGACAACGCGACCGGGACCGCCGCCCTCGTTGCTCTGGCCGAAGCGCATGCCAAGGCCGGGCCGACCCGCCGCAGCCAGGTCTTCCTTGCCGTGACGGCCGAGGAATCGGGCCTGCTGGGCGCAGACTACTACGCCGCCAACCCGGTCTTCCCGCTCGACAAGACGGTCGGTGGCATCAACATGGACGCCTTCCTGATCGCCGGGCCGAGCAAGGACGTGACCGTGGTGGGGCCCGGCAAGTCGCAGCTCGACCAATTCCTCGAAGCCGCGCTCGAGGCCGATGGCCGTGTCTCGACGCCCAACCCCAACCCGGAAGCGGGCTATTACTATCGCAGCGATCACTTCGCCTTCGCCAAGCGCGGCGTGCCGATGCTTTATGTCGACGGCGGCGAAGACCTCGTCGAAGGCGGCACCGAAGCGGGCGCCAAGGTCGCCAAGGACTATCGCGACAACCGCTATCACGGGCCCAAGGACGAATACGATCCGAATTGGGATTGGTCGGGTGTGATGGCCGATCTGCAGTTGTTCTACCGTCTCGGCCGCATGCTCGGCATGAGCACCAGCTGGCCTAACTGGAACGAAGGCGACGAGTTCAAGGCCACGCGCGACGAAACCTGCGCGGGCGAGGGTGCTGCTTGCGGCACCGCTGCTGCGGCTGAATGA
- the murA gene encoding UDP-N-acetylglucosamine 1-carboxyvinyltransferase, whose translation MDKLLVRGGNRLSGTIPISGAKNAALTLIPCALLTEEAVTLRNLPRLADIDGFQHLMTQFGVSHTIPGKRPEEFGRNVTLEAMRITSSVAPYDLVRKMRASILVLGPLLARTGEATVSLPGGCAIGNRPIDLHLKALEAFGATIELAQGYVKASAPDGGLPGGEFDFPVVSVGATENAVMAATLCNGTSILRNAAREPEIVDLCNLLLAMGAEIEGVGTSELTIHGVKKLHGATYRVMPDRIEAGSYACAAAITGGDVLLGGADAGDMGSTLHALRNIGVTVETEKEGVRVSADGPLKAYNLTTAPFPGLATDMQAQLMSLLCKAEGTSILKETIFENRFMHVPELTRMGADIETTGRTAIVKGPVELTGAEVMATDLRASMSLVIAGLAAKGETTVRRLYHLDRGYERLEEKLQLVGADIERVGDD comes from the coding sequence ATGGACAAACTACTCGTACGCGGCGGCAATCGCCTCTCCGGCACCATTCCCATTTCTGGCGCGAAGAATGCGGCCCTGACGCTCATTCCCTGCGCGCTGCTGACCGAAGAGGCGGTGACGCTGCGCAATTTGCCGCGGCTTGCCGATATCGACGGCTTCCAGCACCTGATGACCCAGTTCGGGGTGAGCCACACCATTCCCGGCAAGCGCCCGGAAGAATTCGGCCGCAACGTCACCCTGGAAGCGATGCGCATCACCAGTTCGGTCGCGCCCTACGATCTCGTGCGCAAGATGCGCGCCTCGATCCTCGTTCTCGGCCCGCTGCTGGCCCGTACGGGCGAGGCGACCGTTTCGCTTCCCGGCGGCTGTGCCATCGGCAACCGTCCGATCGACCTGCATTTGAAGGCGCTCGAAGCCTTTGGCGCGACCATCGAACTGGCGCAGGGCTATGTTAAGGCCAGCGCACCCGATGGCGGCCTGCCCGGCGGCGAATTCGACTTCCCGGTCGTTTCCGTCGGCGCGACGGAAAATGCGGTCATGGCGGCGACGCTGTGCAACGGGACCTCGATCCTGCGCAACGCCGCGCGAGAGCCGGAGATCGTCGATTTGTGCAACCTGCTCCTCGCCATGGGCGCGGAGATCGAGGGTGTGGGCACCTCCGAACTCACCATCCACGGCGTGAAGAAGCTCCACGGTGCGACATACCGTGTCATGCCCGACCGCATCGAGGCGGGTTCCTATGCCTGCGCGGCGGCGATCACCGGCGGCGACGTGTTGCTCGGCGGCGCCGATGCCGGCGACATGGGCTCCACGCTCCACGCGCTGCGCAATATCGGCGTGACCGTAGAAACCGAGAAGGAAGGCGTGCGCGTTTCCGCCGACGGCCCGCTCAAGGCCTACAACCTCACCACCGCGCCGTTCCCGGGGCTCGCCACCGATATGCAGGCCCAGCTGATGAGCCTGCTGTGCAAGGCGGAAGGCACCAGCATCCTGAAGGAAACGATCTTCGAGAACCGATTCATGCACGTGCCGGAACTTACCCGCATGGGCGCGGATATCGAGACCACGGGCCGCACGGCCATCGTGAAGGGACCGGTGGAGCTCACCGGTGCCGAGGTCATGGCGACGGACCTGCGCGCTTCGATGAGCCTCGTCATCGCCGGCCTTGCGGCCAAGGGCGAGACCACGGTCCGCCGCCTCTACCACCTCGATCGCGGGTATGAGCGGCTGGAAGAGAAATTGCAGCTTGTCGGCGCAGATATCGAACGGGTGGGCGACGACTAG
- a CDS encoding DUF3576 domain-containing protein, with the protein MTAFRTFRRPAAIALLGVASLGLASCGSPDRPRADLAAAQVSTIGVNSYLWRASLEAVSFAPLLQADSNGGVIVTDWYANPSNPGERVKMTISILDTDLRADALRVAASRQLNQAGTWVDAPVQAATVQKLEDIILTKARELRRQAIAD; encoded by the coding sequence ATGACCGCATTCCGCACCTTCCGCCGTCCCGCCGCCATCGCCCTGCTCGGCGTGGCCAGCCTCGGCCTTGCGTCCTGCGGCAGCCCCGATCGTCCGCGCGCTGATCTTGCGGCGGCGCAGGTGTCCACCATCGGCGTGAACTCCTACCTCTGGCGCGCCAGCCTTGAAGCGGTCAGCTTTGCACCGCTCCTCCAGGCCGACAGCAATGGCGGCGTGATCGTGACCGACTGGTACGCCAATCCGAGCAATCCGGGCGAGCGTGTGAAGATGACCATTTCGATCCTCGACACCGATCTTCGCGCCGACGCGCTGCGCGTGGCCGCCAGCCGCCAGCTCAACCAGGCCGGCACCTGGGTTGATGCCCCGGTCCAGGCCGCGACGGTCCAGAAGCTGGAAGACATCATCCTGACCAAGGCGCGCGAACTGCGCCGCCAGGCCATCGCCGACTAA
- the phbB gene encoding acetoacetyl-CoA reductase: protein MGRIAIVTGGTRGIGRAICERLRDERGCSVVANYAGNDDAARKFTEETGIPTVKFDVGDYEAVQAACKQVEEEHGPIEIVVNNAGITRDGTLLKMSYDDWDAVMRTNLGGCFNMAKATFAGMKDRGWGRIVNIGSINGQAGQYGQVNYAAAKSGIHGFTKALAQEGARFGITVNAIAPGYIDTDMVAAVPEPVLEKIVAKIPVGRLGKASEIARGVSFLCSDHAEFVTGSTMSINGGQHMY, encoded by the coding sequence ATGGGACGTATTGCCATCGTGACCGGGGGAACGCGCGGTATCGGACGCGCCATTTGCGAACGCCTGCGTGACGAGCGCGGTTGCTCCGTTGTCGCCAACTATGCTGGCAATGACGATGCGGCCCGGAAGTTCACCGAGGAAACCGGTATCCCGACGGTCAAGTTCGACGTCGGCGATTACGAAGCGGTACAGGCCGCCTGCAAGCAGGTCGAAGAGGAACATGGCCCGATCGAGATCGTGGTCAACAACGCCGGGATCACGCGCGACGGCACGCTCCTGAAGATGAGCTATGACGACTGGGATGCGGTCATGCGCACCAATCTCGGCGGCTGTTTCAATATGGCCAAGGCGACTTTCGCCGGAATGAAGGATCGCGGCTGGGGCCGCATCGTCAACATCGGCTCGATCAACGGGCAGGCGGGCCAGTACGGCCAGGTGAATTATGCGGCGGCGAAAAGCGGCATCCACGGGTTTACCAAGGCGCTGGCGCAGGAAGGCGCGCGCTTTGGCATTACCGTCAACGCCATTGCACCGGGCTATATCGACACCGACATGGTGGCCGCCGTGCCCGAACCGGTGCTCGAAAAGATCGTCGCCAAAATCCCCGTCGGCCGCCTCGGCAAAGCCAGCGAAATCGCGCGCGGGGTCAGCTTCCTGTGTTCGGACCACGCCGAATTCGTGACCGGCTCCACCATGAGCATCAACGGCGGCCAGCATATGTATTGA
- a CDS encoding ribbon-helix-helix domain-containing protein: MTTPYHPPVKHSIRIDGHRTSISLEPVFWDLLRAAAARRGVAVSALVAMIDAERIRSETPPGLAGAIRVWLATHELTPGNQKGDEIASAAPSNSVDRAP; encoded by the coding sequence ATGACCACGCCCTACCACCCGCCAGTAAAGCACTCGATCCGCATCGACGGACATCGCACATCGATCAGCCTCGAACCGGTGTTCTGGGACCTGCTGCGCGCGGCCGCAGCGCGGCGTGGTGTCGCGGTGAGCGCGCTTGTCGCCATGATCGATGCCGAGCGGATTCGCAGCGAAACGCCGCCCGGCTTGGCAGGGGCGATAAGAGTATGGCTGGCCACCCATGAATTGACGCCGGGCAACCAAAAGGGCGACGAAATCGCTTCCGCCGCCCCTTCAAATTCTGTTGATCGCGCGCCTTAG